The following proteins are encoded in a genomic region of Enterocloster clostridioformis:
- a CDS encoding helix-turn-helix domain-containing protein yields the protein MEIKLGPRIASLRKSKSMTQEQLALALGVSPPAVSKWETGASCPDIALLCPLARALGTNVDTLLQFEETLTEEQIDARLNEIVETARNQGYEAADGMVQSLLHTYPSSIPLKSRAVTLFDLFAMLFPAQPQQIKDGWIKQKKQLLEDVRASGAAAFWQAAVSHLASITIVEGELEKAESLLKELPQHSTDSTSIWAMLYLKKGEAPQALEVIQKRLYVLTRQVQSFLTQMMNPEMTPDTARTLELCVIYRQLEELLGVGNGMSPGFFAQAYQRAGKDQQALDSMIQFVDAITGTVQKPNPILFSPAVKIDGEHPAATKEMRELLLKGLLEDEYYKQFLNDERFQAAVDKLRGSIQEETA from the coding sequence ATGGAAATTAAATTAGGCCCGCGCATTGCATCACTGCGCAAATCCAAATCTATGACGCAGGAACAGTTAGCCCTTGCCCTGGGCGTGTCGCCTCCTGCTGTCAGCAAATGGGAGACAGGTGCCTCCTGTCCGGACATTGCTCTTTTATGCCCTCTGGCCCGCGCCCTGGGAACCAATGTGGATACCCTGCTGCAGTTCGAGGAAACCCTTACAGAAGAACAGATTGATGCCCGGCTGAATGAAATCGTTGAGACAGCCCGGAATCAAGGGTATGAAGCCGCGGACGGCATGGTACAATCGCTTCTGCATACCTATCCCTCAAGCATCCCCTTAAAATCCAGGGCAGTTACCTTGTTTGACCTGTTCGCGATGCTGTTTCCCGCCCAGCCCCAGCAGATTAAGGATGGCTGGATTAAGCAGAAGAAACAGCTTCTGGAGGACGTGCGTGCAAGCGGTGCCGCGGCCTTCTGGCAGGCAGCGGTATCCCACCTGGCTTCCATCACCATAGTGGAAGGCGAGCTGGAGAAGGCAGAGAGCCTTTTAAAGGAACTGCCCCAGCACAGCACTGACTCCACCTCTATCTGGGCAATGCTGTACCTGAAAAAAGGAGAAGCACCCCAGGCCTTGGAGGTCATACAGAAACGCCTGTATGTGCTGACACGCCAGGTACAGAGCTTCCTGACTCAGATGATGAACCCGGAAATGACCCCTGACACCGCAAGGACACTGGAACTGTGCGTCATTTACCGCCAGCTGGAAGAACTGCTGGGCGTGGGAAATGGCATGAGCCCGGGCTTCTTTGCCCAGGCTTACCAGCGGGCCGGAAAAGACCAACAGGCATTGGACAGCATGATTCAGTTTGTGGACGCCATCACCGGCACGGTCCAGAAGCCTAATCCCATCCTGTTCTCTCCTGCGGTAAAGATAGATGGGGAACATCCTGCCGCCACAAAGGAAATGCGTGAACTGCTCCTTAAGGGTCTGCTGGAGGATGAGTACTATAAACAGTTTCTGAATGATGAACGGTTCCAGGCTGCAGTGGATAAGCTCAGGGGCAGCATCCAAGAAGAGACGGCCTGA
- a CDS encoding ribonucleoside triphosphate reductase, which yields MIQVVKRDGEVAEFSLNKITEAIKKAFRATSKDYNNEILELLSLRVTADFQNKMKDGKISVEEIQDSVEHVLEQTGYTDVAKAYILYRKQREKIRNMNSTILDYKDVVNSYVKVEDWRVKENSTVTYSVGGLILSNSGAVTANYWLSEIYDQEIAEAHRNADIHIHDLSMLTGYCAGWSLKQLLMEGLGGITGKITSSPAKHLSVLCNQMVNFLGIMQNEWAGAQAFSSFDTYLAPFVKADNLTYPEVKKCIESFIYGVNTPSRWGTQAPFSNITLDWTVPNDMAEMNAIVGGREMDFKYKDCKKEMDMINKAFIETMIEGDANGRGFQYPIPTYSITNEFDWSDTENNRLLFEMTSKYGTPYFSNYINSDMQPSDVRSMCCRLRLDLRELRKKTGGFFGSGESTGSVGVVTINMPRIAYQAKDEADFYAKLDHMMDVSARSLKTKRQVITKLLNQGLYPYTKRYLGTFENHFSTIGLIGMNEAGLNARWVGKDLTHRECQEFTKNVLNHMRERLSDYQELYGDLYNLEATPAESTTYRLAKHDKQRYPDIITAGAEGDTPYYTNSSHLPVDYTEDVFDALDIQDELQTLYTSGTVFHAFLGEKMPDWKAAANLVRTVAENYKLPYYTLSPTYSICKCHGYLIGEHFTCPICGEKAEVYSRITGYYRPVQNWNEGKTQEYKNRTNYNIGRSQLKHGVSRIVADTRERANSARTEVSHQGKEKGGASARLYLFTTKTCPNCVSAKEFLKGQDYQIIDAEERPDLAEKFGIMQAPTLVIVSDGIVQKFANASNIRRFVEQNHTSTVKA from the coding sequence ATGATTCAGGTAGTTAAAAGGGATGGGGAAGTTGCCGAGTTTAGTCTGAATAAGATAACAGAGGCCATCAAGAAGGCATTCAGGGCAACCTCCAAAGATTACAACAATGAGATTCTGGAGTTATTATCCTTGAGGGTGACTGCGGATTTTCAGAATAAGATGAAGGATGGAAAGATTTCTGTGGAAGAAATCCAGGACAGCGTGGAGCACGTTCTTGAACAGACCGGATATACAGATGTGGCGAAGGCCTACATTTTATATAGGAAGCAGCGGGAAAAGATACGGAACATGAACAGCACGATTCTGGATTACAAGGATGTGGTGAACAGCTATGTGAAGGTGGAGGACTGGCGCGTGAAGGAGAATTCCACGGTTACCTATTCTGTGGGAGGGCTGATTCTCAGCAACTCAGGCGCCGTGACAGCCAACTATTGGCTCAGCGAGATTTACGACCAGGAGATAGCGGAGGCACACCGCAACGCGGACATCCACATCCACGATTTGTCCATGCTCACAGGATACTGTGCGGGCTGGTCCTTAAAGCAGCTCCTTATGGAGGGCCTGGGAGGCATCACGGGAAAGATCACCTCCTCGCCGGCAAAGCACCTGTCCGTACTCTGTAACCAGATGGTTAACTTCCTGGGAATCATGCAGAATGAATGGGCCGGAGCCCAGGCATTTTCTTCCTTTGATACATACCTTGCTCCCTTTGTGAAGGCAGATAATTTAACCTACCCGGAGGTAAAAAAGTGCATTGAGTCCTTTATCTACGGAGTGAACACCCCCAGCCGCTGGGGCACCCAGGCGCCCTTCTCAAATATCACCCTGGACTGGACTGTTCCAAATGACATGGCAGAGATGAATGCCATTGTAGGCGGCAGGGAGATGGACTTCAAGTATAAAGACTGCAAGAAGGAAATGGACATGATTAACAAGGCGTTCATCGAGACCATGATTGAAGGCGATGCCAATGGACGGGGATTCCAGTACCCCATCCCCACGTATTCCATTACCAATGAGTTTGACTGGTCAGATACAGAGAACAACCGGCTTTTGTTTGAGATGACATCCAAGTACGGAACGCCCTACTTCTCCAACTATATCAACAGCGATATGCAGCCCAGCGATGTCCGCAGCATGTGCTGCCGTCTCCGTCTGGACCTCAGAGAGCTGCGCAAGAAGACAGGCGGATTCTTCGGCTCCGGCGAGAGCACCGGTTCCGTGGGCGTCGTGACCATCAACATGCCGAGAATCGCTTACCAGGCCAAGGACGAGGCTGACTTCTATGCAAAGCTGGATCACATGATGGATGTGTCTGCCCGTTCCTTAAAGACCAAGCGCCAGGTCATAACAAAGCTTTTGAACCAGGGCCTGTATCCTTACACCAAGAGATATCTGGGTACCTTTGAGAATCATTTTTCCACCATCGGCCTCATAGGCATGAACGAGGCAGGCCTTAATGCCAGATGGGTCGGAAAGGACTTGACCCACAGGGAATGCCAGGAGTTCACCAAGAACGTGCTGAACCATATGAGGGAACGGCTGTCGGATTACCAGGAGCTGTACGGCGACCTTTACAACCTGGAGGCTACGCCGGCTGAGTCCACCACCTACCGTCTGGCCAAGCATGACAAGCAGCGCTATCCCGACATTATCACTGCCGGGGCAGAGGGGGATACGCCGTATTACACCAACAGCTCCCATCTTCCCGTGGATTATACGGAGGATGTATTTGACGCTCTGGACATCCAGGATGAGCTTCAGACCCTGTACACATCGGGAACCGTGTTCCACGCGTTCCTGGGTGAGAAGATGCCTGACTGGAAGGCCGCGGCCAACCTGGTGCGCACGGTGGCTGAGAACTATAAGCTGCCTTACTATACGCTGTCGCCTACATATTCCATCTGCAAGTGCCACGGATACCTGATTGGGGAGCATTTCACCTGTCCTATCTGCGGGGAGAAGGCAGAGGTCTACAGCCGTATTACCGGCTACTACCGTCCGGTTCAGAACTGGAACGAAGGCAAGACCCAGGAGTACAAGAACCGTACCAACTACAACATAGGCCGATCCCAGTTAAAGCATGGCGTGTCCAGAATCGTGGCAGATACCAGGGAACGGGCCAACAGTGCCAGAACAGAGGTTTCCCACCAGGGGAAGGAAAAGGGAGGCGCCTCAGCCCGCCTGTATCTCTTTACCACCAAAACCTGCCCCAACTGTGTATCGGCCAAGGAGTTCCTGAAGGGACAGGATTACCAGATTATCGACGCGGAGGAGCGTCCTGACCTGGCAGAAAAATTCGGCATCATGCAGGCGCCTACCCTGGTGATTGTCAGCGACGGCATCGTACAAAAGTTTGCCAATGCTTCCAACATCCGCAGGTTTGTGGAGCAGAACCATACAAGTACAGTAAAGGCATAA
- the hflX gene encoding GTPase HflX: protein MAELIDLSEFQEKVILVAVSTAEEEDTPASLDELEELASTAGAVTVARIIQNREKVHPGTYLGKGKIDEVRELLWDTRATGVICDDELSPAQLRNLEDALDTKVMDRTMVILDIFASRASTREGKIQVELAQLKYRAVRLVGMRNSLSRLGGGIGTRGPGEKKLETDRRLIHQRIGQLKEELADVKRHREVTRQQREKNFALSAAIVGYTNAGKSTLLNRLTGAGILAEDKLFATLDPTTRSYTLEDGQQILLTDTVGFIRKLPHHLIEAFKSTLEEARYSDIVLHVVDCSNPQMDMQMHVVKETLKELEIVDKTIVTVFNKVDRFRELEAMGDSSVMQIPRDFLSDYQVRISARTGEGMEELQKVLQAIIRSRRILLEKVFPYSRAGRIQTIRKYGQLLEEEYQEDGIAVKAYVPAELFGKLYSD from the coding sequence ATGGCGGAATTAATTGATTTGAGTGAATTTCAGGAAAAGGTAATACTGGTGGCGGTGAGCACTGCTGAGGAGGAGGACACGCCTGCTTCCCTGGACGAGCTGGAGGAGCTGGCCTCCACGGCCGGAGCCGTGACTGTGGCCAGAATCATCCAGAACCGGGAAAAGGTCCATCCGGGTACTTACCTGGGGAAGGGAAAGATAGACGAGGTGAGAGAGCTGTTATGGGATACCCGGGCCACAGGCGTCATCTGCGACGATGAGTTGTCACCGGCCCAGCTCAGGAACCTGGAAGATGCCCTGGACACCAAGGTTATGGACAGGACCATGGTCATACTGGATATCTTTGCTTCCCGGGCCAGTACAAGGGAGGGTAAGATTCAGGTGGAGCTGGCCCAGTTAAAATACAGAGCCGTGCGTCTGGTGGGCATGCGTAATTCCCTGTCCCGTCTGGGAGGCGGCATAGGCACCAGAGGGCCCGGCGAGAAAAAACTGGAAACAGACCGCAGGCTTATCCACCAGCGAATCGGGCAGCTTAAGGAAGAGCTGGCGGACGTGAAGCGCCACCGGGAGGTGACCAGGCAGCAGAGAGAGAAGAATTTTGCTCTTTCCGCAGCGATTGTGGGCTATACCAATGCGGGAAAGTCCACCCTGCTCAACCGTCTGACCGGAGCGGGAATCCTGGCGGAGGATAAGCTTTTCGCCACGCTGGACCCCACGACCAGAAGCTATACCCTGGAGGATGGACAGCAGATACTGCTTACAGACACCGTAGGATTTATCCGCAAGCTTCCCCATCATCTGATTGAGGCCTTTAAGAGTACATTGGAGGAGGCGCGCTACAGCGATATCGTCCTGCATGTGGTGGATTGCTCCAATCCCCAGATGGACATGCAGATGCATGTGGTGAAGGAGACGCTGAAGGAACTGGAGATTGTGGATAAGACCATAGTCACTGTGTTCAACAAGGTGGACCGGTTCCGTGAGCTGGAGGCCATGGGGGACAGCAGTGTCATGCAGATACCCAGGGATTTCTTATCGGACTACCAGGTGCGGATTTCAGCCAGGACCGGAGAGGGGATGGAAGAGCTGCAGAAGGTGCTCCAGGCCATTATACGCAGCAGACGGATTCTGCTGGAAAAGGTATTCCCATACAGCCGGGCCGGACGCATTCAGACCATCCGTAAGTATGGCCAGCTTCTGGAGGAGGAATACCAGGAGGACGGAATCGCGGTAAAGGCATATGTGCCGGCAGAGCTTTTTGGAAAGCTTTATTCCGACTGA
- a CDS encoding tetratricopeptide repeat protein, protein MGSRGQRSYSSGRKPQPKGQHPGYGGKRPVSNAARRRRRKNRIIRAVIAWAICIFLVGLIAVGTFRLVAHMTTSRKRQFRAEGIEKLDAGDYAGAIGSFDTALEKSGKGAEEFNRDVLLYRADAEFLLKDYNAAIHTYDLLLEMRPDTPEYMYRQSSCHARLGDTDNAIKRYQEAEALDKKDKPVPGRQEALLAAGSACVDAKEYDKAMALYENALKDGMEHGEIYNQMGLCQMAAQDYQSAYDSFDKGYQVAAAAQASALQEKDRKTGKETDKKETKDGDAGTTQSGETVNGESAPAGVAQADGSRELLKELSYNRAVACEHLQQYDKALAMFEDFVKEFGSDEDAEHEIAFLKTR, encoded by the coding sequence ATGGGAAGTCGTGGACAGAGGTCATACAGCAGCGGGCGAAAGCCCCAGCCAAAGGGGCAGCACCCTGGATACGGAGGCAAAAGGCCGGTCTCTAACGCAGCCCGCAGGCGCCGCAGGAAAAACCGGATTATCAGGGCAGTCATTGCATGGGCAATCTGCATCTTTCTCGTGGGGCTGATTGCAGTGGGAACATTCCGGCTGGTGGCACACATGACCACCTCCAGGAAACGCCAGTTCCGCGCAGAGGGCATAGAGAAGCTGGATGCAGGGGACTATGCAGGTGCCATCGGATCCTTTGATACGGCCCTTGAAAAGTCCGGCAAGGGAGCAGAGGAGTTTAACCGGGATGTGCTCTTATACAGGGCGGACGCAGAGTTCCTGTTAAAGGATTATAATGCGGCTATCCACACCTATGATCTTCTCCTGGAGATGAGGCCGGACACACCGGAGTATATGTACAGGCAGAGCAGCTGCCATGCCCGGCTGGGAGATACGGATAATGCCATTAAGCGCTATCAGGAGGCGGAAGCGCTGGATAAGAAGGACAAGCCGGTGCCCGGCAGGCAGGAGGCCCTTCTGGCCGCCGGAAGCGCCTGCGTGGATGCGAAGGAATACGATAAGGCCATGGCGCTTTATGAAAATGCACTTAAGGATGGGATGGAACATGGTGAAATCTATAATCAAATGGGTCTATGCCAGATGGCTGCGCAGGATTACCAGAGTGCTTATGATTCATTTGACAAAGGGTACCAGGTAGCGGCTGCTGCCCAGGCTTCGGCTCTCCAGGAGAAAGACCGGAAAACAGGCAAAGAGACTGACAAAAAAGAAACAAAGGATGGGGACGCCGGGACAACGCAAAGCGGAGAAACGGTAAACGGGGAAAGCGCGCCGGCAGGAGTGGCGCAGGCGGACGGTTCCAGGGAACTTTTGAAGGAGCTTTCGTATAACCGGGCCGTTGCCTGCGAACACTTACAGCAGTATGATAAAGCCCTGGCAATGTTTGAGGACTTTGTGAAGGAGTTTGGTTCCGATGAAGACGCGGAGCATGAGATTGCATTTTTGAAGACGAGGTAG
- a CDS encoding dUTP diphosphatase, whose translation MQRIAKFHKVSFEQFKADWADTFPDTPEEEIIHIYEGIRLPARATSGSAGYDFFTPVPLTLAPGENMKVPTGIRAEIDAGWVLQIFPRSSLGFKFRLQLNNTVGIIDSDYFYSDNEGHMFIKVTNDSREGKTVELGQGVGFAQGIFIPYGITVDDECSDVRNGGFGSTDAR comes from the coding sequence ATGCAGAGAATCGCGAAATTTCATAAAGTTAGTTTTGAACAGTTTAAGGCAGATTGGGCCGATACCTTCCCGGATACGCCGGAGGAAGAGATAATACATATTTATGAAGGAATCCGGCTTCCGGCCAGGGCCACGTCCGGCTCCGCCGGATATGATTTCTTTACCCCGGTCCCCCTTACCCTGGCTCCTGGTGAGAACATGAAGGTCCCCACCGGCATCAGGGCAGAGATTGACGCGGGCTGGGTGCTTCAGATTTTTCCCCGCAGCAGCCTGGGATTTAAATTCAGGCTCCAGCTGAACAACACGGTGGGAATCATTGACAGCGACTATTTTTATTCAGATAATGAAGGTCATATGTTCATTAAGGTAACCAATGATTCCAGGGAGGGAAAGACCGTGGAATTGGGACAGGGCGTGGGATTCGCCCAGGGAATTTTCATTCCCTACGGCATCACCGTGGACGATGAATGCAGTGATGTGCGCAACGGCGGTTTTGGAAGTACGGATGCAAGGTAG
- a CDS encoding helix-turn-helix transcriptional regulator, whose protein sequence is MKISYNSQPQRNLIGNQIFKLRKSKKLSQKEMAAQLQVQGYYFSELTILRIEKGKRLVTDIELKILCDYFHITPNDLLGYGDDGRLV, encoded by the coding sequence ATGAAAATTTCCTACAATTCCCAGCCACAGAGAAATCTGATTGGCAATCAGATTTTTAAGCTGCGCAAGAGCAAAAAACTATCCCAGAAGGAAATGGCTGCCCAGCTCCAGGTGCAGGGCTATTATTTCAGCGAACTGACCATCCTCAGAATTGAGAAAGGCAAACGCCTTGTGACGGACATTGAGCTCAAGATACTTTGCGACTATTTCCATATCACCCCCAACGACCTGCTGGGATACGGAGATGACGGCCGTCTGGTATAG
- a CDS encoding helix-turn-helix domain-containing protein yields the protein MMSYELERIEELCRERGWSHYRLALEMDTSPNNIGNLFRRTTVPSIPTIRRICEVMGITMAQFYSTDGVQVTLNEQQRRIMDLYDKLDPLDKSKAEAYMEGLSAKAKDI from the coding sequence ATGATGAGTTATGAACTGGAGCGCATAGAAGAACTTTGCAGAGAGCGTGGGTGGAGTCATTACCGCCTGGCACTGGAGATGGATACTTCCCCTAACAATATAGGCAACCTGTTCAGACGTACCACGGTTCCCAGTATACCGACCATACGGCGTATCTGCGAAGTCATGGGGATAACCATGGCCCAGTTCTACAGCACCGATGGCGTACAGGTTACCCTGAACGAACAGCAGAGGCGGATTATGGACCTGTATGATAAATTGGACCCTTTGGATAAATCAAAGGCAGAAGCCTACATGGAAGGACTGTCGGCCAAGGCAAAGGATATATAG
- a CDS encoding manganese efflux pump, whose protein sequence is MLGSLILVFALCTDTCVASLAYGANRVHVGWGKVVLLNGICSGCLGLALGLGSVISSVLPGDVTRIICFVSLFLLGFIKFLDYSIKAYINRHCCIRRNLSFSLSGLKVIVNIYGDPMAADVDGSQSLGWKETVFLALAMSIDSLVAGTMAALLDIPVAATLALSFAVGVCMMYGGLWLGRKVASRFRCDLSWISGVLLMALALMKVLP, encoded by the coding sequence ATGCTTGGAAGTCTGATTTTAGTATTTGCTCTCTGTACAGATACCTGTGTGGCCAGCCTCGCATATGGAGCCAACCGGGTCCATGTGGGCTGGGGAAAGGTAGTTTTGTTAAATGGTATATGCAGCGGATGCCTGGGCCTGGCTCTGGGGCTGGGCAGCGTTATAAGTTCTGTCCTTCCGGGGGATGTGACCAGGATCATCTGCTTTGTAAGCCTGTTTCTGCTGGGATTCATCAAGTTCCTGGATTACAGCATCAAGGCCTATATCAACCGCCATTGCTGTATCCGCCGTAATCTCAGCTTTTCCCTGTCAGGACTGAAGGTTATAGTAAATATTTACGGAGACCCCATGGCAGCGGACGTGGACGGCTCCCAGTCCCTTGGGTGGAAGGAGACCGTATTCCTGGCTCTGGCCATGTCCATTGACAGTCTGGTGGCCGGAACCATGGCGGCTCTGTTGGATATTCCCGTGGCCGCAACCCTGGCTCTGTCCTTTGCCGTGGGAGTTTGTATGATGTACGGCGGCCTGTGGCTGGGGCGCAAGGTGGCTTCACGTTTCCGGTGCGACCTGTCATGGATTAGCGGCGTTCTGCTGATGGCCCTGGCTCTGATGAAGGTCCTTCCTTGA
- the scpB gene encoding SMC-Scp complex subunit ScpB produces the protein MRGQDRIEALEAGAGVVETRTGKLAGSEKREAKEKEGKMELAFPPTEDEKEQEAVIEAVLFTMGRSVELRQLAAAIGQPEEVARKAVERLIKRYRSARSGMEITQLEDSYQMCTKAAYYENLIRVASAPKKQVLTEVVLETLSIIAYKQPVTKMEIEKIRGVKSDHAVNRLVEYNLVYEAGRLDAPGRPALFATTEEFLRRFGVGSVQDLPDLGPEQEAEIKAEVEEELQLKLEELTAEAAKGLEGASGEASEEAAVTAEEV, from the coding sequence ATGAGAGGTCAAGACAGAATAGAGGCACTGGAGGCCGGGGCCGGTGTGGTTGAAACCCGAACCGGAAAGCTGGCCGGAAGTGAGAAAAGAGAAGCAAAGGAGAAGGAAGGGAAGATGGAGCTTGCCTTTCCCCCCACAGAGGATGAAAAAGAGCAGGAGGCAGTCATAGAGGCTGTGCTCTTTACCATGGGAAGGTCGGTGGAGCTTCGTCAGCTGGCCGCAGCCATCGGCCAGCCGGAGGAAGTGGCCAGGAAGGCGGTGGAACGCCTGATAAAACGGTACCGGTCAGCCAGAAGCGGCATGGAGATAACCCAGCTGGAGGACAGCTACCAGATGTGTACCAAGGCAGCCTACTATGAAAACCTGATACGGGTGGCGTCCGCCCCTAAGAAGCAGGTGTTGACGGAAGTGGTGCTGGAGACCCTGTCCATCATTGCTTATAAGCAGCCTGTAACCAAGATGGAGATTGAGAAGATACGCGGCGTCAAGTCTGACCATGCGGTAAACCGTTTGGTGGAATATAATCTGGTCTACGAGGCGGGCCGTCTGGACGCGCCGGGCCGGCCGGCCCTTTTTGCCACCACAGAGGAATTTCTGCGCAGGTTCGGCGTGGGATCGGTCCAGGATTTGCCGGACCTGGGTCCTGAGCAGGAAGCGGAAATCAAGGCAGAGGTGGAAGAGGAGTTGCAGCTTAAGCTGGAGGAGCTGACGGCTGAGGCTGCAAAAGGATTGGAGGGAGCGTCAGGGGAAGCGTCAGAGGAGGCTGCCGTGACAGCAGAGGAAGTCTGA
- a CDS encoding segregation and condensation protein A: METISYKLEHFEGPLDLLLHLIEKNKINIYDIPIVEITAQYLDYVRHMEREDLNIVSEFLVMAATLLDIKAKMLLPKEVDEEGEEIDPRAELVMRLLEYKKYRLMADELADREDGALKHLYKPSTLPPEVAKYEPPVDLDKLLDGLTLAKLQRIFEQVMKRKEDKIDPIRSNFGTIHREPVSLEQKIGNVLSYARRKRRFSFRELMEGQPDKLEVVVTFLAVLELMKIGKIHLSQEETFGDMDIETLEQEGEEEELDLAQLGDFEG; this comes from the coding sequence ATGGAAACCATATCCTATAAGCTGGAGCATTTTGAAGGTCCTCTGGACCTGCTGCTCCATCTCATTGAGAAAAATAAGATAAACATATACGATATTCCTATTGTGGAAATCACGGCCCAGTATCTGGATTATGTGCGCCATATGGAGCGAGAGGACTTAAACATTGTCAGCGAGTTCCTGGTGATGGCGGCCACTCTGCTTGACATCAAGGCCAAGATGCTCCTTCCCAAGGAAGTGGATGAGGAAGGAGAGGAAATAGATCCCAGGGCAGAGCTGGTTATGCGCCTGCTGGAATATAAGAAATACAGGCTGATGGCAGATGAACTGGCTGACCGGGAGGATGGGGCCCTGAAGCATCTCTACAAGCCATCCACCCTGCCGCCTGAGGTGGCGAAATACGAGCCTCCGGTGGACCTGGACAAGCTTTTGGACGGGCTTACGCTGGCTAAGCTTCAGAGAATCTTTGAGCAGGTAATGAAGCGCAAGGAGGATAAGATAGACCCTATCCGAAGCAATTTCGGAACCATACACAGGGAACCCGTAAGCCTGGAACAGAAGATAGGCAACGTACTGAGCTACGCCAGGAGGAAGCGCAGATTCAGCTTCAGGGAACTCATGGAGGGCCAGCCGGACAAGCTGGAGGTGGTGGTCACCTTCCTGGCAGTGCTGGAGCTGATGAAGATAGGAAAGATTCATCTGAGCCAGGAGGAGACCTTTGGGGATATGGACATAGAGACGCTGGAGCAGGAAGGCGAGGAAGAGGAGCTGGATTTGGCCCAGCTGGGTGATTTTGAAGGATGA
- a CDS encoding metallophosphoesterase, giving the protein MWKEAVSLAAAAGAACVLRSEYEKKHFSVEVTEIISPKLEKDRNLVFLSDLHNNEFGRDNGELVAAIHRLHPDAVLSGGDMMVCKGKRDIKVPLKLFRQLAASYPVYCGNGNHENRMVWERSLYGDLYEEYRDAMTAMGVHYLEDSFAFLGRDLRIAGLDLSPCFYRKALYQKAPLMPEGYMERKLGKGPSVCKEEPFTILLAHSPLYFDSYVRWGADLTLAGHFHGGTIRIPGLGGVMTPQYQFFLPWCAGDFERNGKRMIVSRGLGTHSINIRLNNRPQLVLIRLRRA; this is encoded by the coding sequence ATGTGGAAAGAAGCTGTTTCCCTGGCCGCGGCGGCAGGCGCTGCCTGTGTGCTGCGGTCTGAGTACGAAAAAAAACATTTTTCAGTGGAAGTGACAGAAATCATTTCCCCTAAACTGGAAAAGGACAGGAACCTGGTATTCCTGTCCGACCTTCACAACAACGAGTTCGGCCGGGACAACGGGGAATTGGTGGCGGCGATTCACCGTCTGCATCCGGACGCGGTATTATCCGGCGGAGACATGATGGTCTGCAAGGGAAAGCGGGACATAAAGGTCCCGCTAAAGCTGTTCCGTCAGCTGGCGGCCAGCTATCCGGTTTACTGCGGCAACGGAAACCATGAGAACCGCATGGTGTGGGAGCGCAGCTTATACGGGGACCTTTACGAGGAGTACAGGGATGCCATGACTGCCATGGGCGTTCATTATCTGGAGGACAGTTTCGCCTTCCTGGGAAGGGACCTGAGGATTGCCGGTCTGGATCTGTCGCCCTGTTTCTACCGGAAGGCCCTGTACCAGAAGGCGCCTCTCATGCCTGAGGGCTATATGGAACGGAAACTGGGCAAAGGACCTTCTGTCTGCAAAGAGGAGCCCTTTACCATACTTCTGGCCCATTCCCCCCTGTATTTTGATTCCTATGTCCGCTGGGGAGCGGATTTGACCCTGGCCGGGCATTTTCACGGAGGCACTATCCGCATACCGGGGCTGGGGGGAGTCATGACGCCCCAGTACCAGTTCTTTTTACCCTGGTGCGCCGGGGATTTTGAACGGAACGGGAAGCGGATGATTGTCAGCCGGGGACTGGGAACCCACTCCATCAACATCCGCCTGAACAACAGGCCCCAGCTGGTGTTAATCCGTTTGAGAAGGGCGTGA